The following DNA comes from Chloroflexaceae bacterium.
GCATATGTGCAGTGGCGTAGAAGAAAGCGTACAGCCCCAGCCAGCGGCGCAGCGGGATAGCCCAGTTCCACCCGAAGAGGGTAACGGCAGGGGTAACGGCCAGCGACAGCAGCAGCAGGACGAGCGCAGGCAGGCCGGTACCGAACGTCAGGTCCTGGATCGGATTGACGGAAAGGCGACCGGTGTACGCATGCCAGGCCAGGTTGAGCGCCGGCAACCAGGCGCCAAGGTGAACGACGAGCAGCGGCCAGGGAATGTGGCGAGGCGAGGGGGACACGGGGAGGGAGGTGGGTTGCGTATTGCGTATTGCGTATTGCGTATTGCGTGGTGATACATGCCCGGCTTCAATAGTTCAAACGCAAGTCCATCCCTTCGTACAGGCTCGCCACCTGCGCGGAGTAGCCGTTGAACATCAGGGTCTTGCGGCGACCCAGCTCGCCGATGCGGCGCTCGGTGGCCTGCGACCAGCGCGGGTGGTCTACCTCCGGGTTGACATTGGCGTAGAAGCCGTACTCGTGCGGCGCGGCGG
Coding sequences within:
- a CDS encoding sulfoxide reductase heme-binding subunit YedZ is translated as MSPSPRHIPWPLLVVHLGAWLPALNLAWHAYTGRLSVNPIQDLTFGTGLPALVLLLLSLAVTPAVTLFGWNWAIPLRRWLGLYAFFYATAHM